The nucleotide sequence gctgctgctgtcactGTAACTTCCATCAtgtcggctctgactcacagcaatctttTAAGTACATGAAACCAATACTGCCTTCTTCTGTGTCATCTCCATTATCTTTGGGTTCAGAAGAttctatttaaatttattttaatgtcATTATATTATGTACTATTgcttatatattaatagatatatCATACATATCTGAGTTAAGAAATattcataattttattttaattatatttaaatacatttttatatatatgaCTGAATTTTTGCAAATGTTATATGGCATATATATTTTTGAACACCACTGTagtttgaaaatattatggtttaTCAGAACAATAGTACATGAGCTTCTTGTGATATTAATCTTTTCAAAAGGAATAAACAAGGGAGTGCTGGTTTAAAAAGTGATAATAATGTCCCCAGAGAGCCCCAAGCCCGTGCTTTTGGAGAAAATGCAGGGAACATTTTTCAGAGGCTTTTGTAAAAAACTCTAGTTTGTGATGCCCACTACTCCAGCGGACTGACCCTTAATCTCTATCATTTGTACCCTCAGGCCAGATCACTCCAACAATCACATGAGAAAAGCGCACTCAAGGATTGACTCCAGTAACAAGCAGTAAGACAAAAGGCGAAGTTGCCATGTTACAGGTGTGACAAAATTCAGAGCTCAGTGTATATTTCAGCCTGCCTTTCCACCTGCCTGAAGGTGCATAGCAAGCTCCCTCCAGGCTGTGAGCCCTGCACCAGCGGGACTGCTGAGACCTGGCTAGTGGGGGAAGTAGCAGCAATGGGTCTCCTCTTCACTCTTTCACACTCAGGAACCTTAGGGTGCATGTGAGCTAGAAAGTACTCCCTTCCAAGCCATGTGAAGATCTATGTTGGGAGGGGAAAATTGTGAAGGAAAAGCTCTGCTTAGTGCCACCTCTTCCTATCAATTTCTCTCCACTTTGCCCACTAACTATGTGGTTTCCAGAAGtaaaggatgaagaaaatgtgttttcttattttttttaactaggtgttttggttatttttatttcatcttaCTGGGGGCTTACAACTCTTTTAGCAATCCATATAGCCATTGTatctagcatatttgtacacatgttgctgtcatcattttctaaacactcactttctatttgaacctttggtatcaggtcctcctcCCAGGTCCACCCTTCCTCGCCTCCCATCCTGTGAtcacttgataaatgataaattattattttcacatcttatagCAATGGTTGCCTCCCTTAACCCAcatttctgatgtccatccccctgggtggaGGTAATGTTATGTactgatcattgtgatgggttcccccttcctctccttctaCCTCtcattcccccttcccctcctggtatagctgcaCCCATCTCTGCTCCTGAGGAGGTTATATGACCAGGATTCCATGTTGcgagctgttatctgtaccagtgtacatattttTTATTTGGTTTATCCCCTAGCCAGGACTGCAGGGCAGAGCAAGGgccatgataatgggggtgaggaagcatcaaaaaaccATAGGAATATTGTATTTCgttggtgactcatcccttccttgtgacccttctgtgaagggatatcCTATTTCTACAaacgggttttgggtctctgctctggcccTGCTCATTGTCAACACTATGGTTCTTTAGTTTTGTTGTGAGTGTTCTTATACTTGGCTATTCTGATGGGTAGTCAGGTTACCTGATCCtgtacaggctgatgtgcttcttctatgtggctttgctgcttctctgctagagggctgcttgtttaatttcaagtctttaagaccccagatgttatatctttcaatagccaggcaccatcaaatgccttcaccacttttgcttatgcacccttgctGCCTCTAGCAATCCTATATGTTGGTGAGCAGCACagtatgccaggttgttagaataaagtgttcttgtgttgacggAGGGCATGAGCtgaggccccaaatccattcatatgttcAATGTAATGccatttaaatatatgtgcatagaccaaAGCTTTCATTTTGATGAATTAATATATTGACATAAGTACACAACTATGTTTGTTACTCTCtgtatagctttgcttcctacatatttcctgtttccttttatctaCCCCACCAttctgctcacccttcttcttcctcttagtcattcctctcagctagattgctatcaCTTCAACACAACCAGGACCTCTACATTCTTCTAGTAGTTGATTTTCATTTCCTAATTATTCCCCTGTCTTATGGCATTGGCTCACCTCTCCCTTTTCTCACCCCTATCCCTGTCCCTGCAAAACAGttgggtcccattgctttctcctcaggcttgcttcacatgcctatcttatataggtaggcaaaacaacaataactgagacaaaacaaaaaaaaaccatagATTGGATAAAGAGTAAAATAAAACTAGCAAAAAATCTGGCATAAATAATTCCAGATCTGCCTGTCTGACTTTCATTATTCTCTCCTCACTGGTCTTGGGGGGTTCTGTGAACTGTCCCTCCTAGCCTGATGTCTATTTTGGAGGCTCCTCGGAGACTTTGTGGCTTTcccttgctcctgttgctgatctgctatgttcccttcttggtttgcccccctgGGGGGTGGAGGATGGGTTAAGGTCATGGgggctgagtcaaaattgactccatggcacctgcaACTATTGTATGTTGTATGGTATAATGACGTTAGACAAAGCTAACATGGTTTATCTGTCATTGAATTCTGTGAATATTTTGGCCATTAAGTAAATTCTGCCTCACTGACCCTAGAGGGAAATCCTTGTCTGTGATGTTTACAGGATCATATTACCAAGTGTTTTCCTTTTATGGAGTTATTTAAAGTTTTAAGCAAGTACCTTTTGCTTATTGATCTAGCAGATAACCACCCAGCAAACCAGACTCTCGTGAACATTATATTTAACAGAAAATATATGGAAATTGACATTTAGAAAAAGATACAAGTTTATAGCACTGAAGTCATAAGAGTCAGGACATGAGTATTTTTAATAGGGAAAAATAAATCAAGTGTGTGCTATTATTACATTGCAATCACATAAATGCAAGGGTTGTTAATAATAATCAAAGCCAaagtttgggagtgaagagaacatTATCTTTGAACCATTGTCAGTTCCTGCAATCCAAGTAGGAATGTGTTGAAATTATGAGTGTTTTCCTGAATAGAAGTGAATGTTCTTCTTATAACTCGCCTTAGAGCCTCTTTTATCTGCTTGTTTCTAAGAGTATAGATTATAGGATTCAAGAAGGGTGGAACTATAGAATAGAACACAGAAATGACCATGTCCTGGATCAGAGGGGAATTGGAGGTTGGCTTCAGATACACAGCAGCACCAGTGCCAAGGAAAATGATGACAATGAGGATGTGCGGGATACAGGTGGAAAAGGCTTTTCTTCGTTCTCTTCTGGTTGGAAACTTGAGTACAGTAGAAAATATGTGAATATAAGACTTGGTGATGAAGGAAAAGCAGCCACCACCTACTATCATTGTAGAGACAAAAATTACAATTTCATTGGCTAAGATGTCAGAGCAAGAGAGTTTCAGCAGAGGAGGGATATCACAAAAAAACTGATAAACCACATTAGAACgacagaaggacaaatggaatgtGTTCCCAGTGTGCACACCTGCGTAGACCAGACCACTGAACACAGAGCCAAGCGTCATTTGGACACAGACACGAGGGGTCATGAtcacatggtagtggaggggctgGCAGATGGCCACATAACGGTCACGGGCCATGATGGTGAGCAGCAGAAATTCTGTATAAACACATAACAGCACGAGGAAAGTCTGAGCTGCACATCCAACCACGGAAATCACCCTGTTGTTTAACAGGAAGATCACACATGCCTTGGGTACAGTCACAGAAATGTAACACATGTCCCAGACAGACAGATTCAAGAGAAAGAAATACATGGGGGTATGAAGCTTTTGGTCAACAGTGATCACTGTGACGATGAGAAGATTTCCTGTGAGAGTCGCCAAGTACATTAGTAAAAATAGCATTGTGTGCAAGACTCTCAACTCCCACACATCAGAAAATCCTGAGAGTAGAAATTCAGACACTGTGGTAGAGTTAGGCATTTTgatataatttctttaaaattttgagaGCACAGTTTTAAAAATTCCTAAAAAATAACAAACAAGAATCAAATGAGGAAATATACATTGATCCGCATTTATCCATTATATTGTCTATATCTGGCATTTCTAAGCAAACATCCCGAATATTCACCTTCACTCCTATAGCACTTCTCCGGGTGTAAATCATTTCTGAGTGGCAGGAAATAAATTGTGATCAGGTTGGTTTTGACTTCTGTCAGTGATGTTTATGAAATATTGGAGTCAAACATCTAAATTTGACTGGCAAATTTATTGCATTAGCATAGGGCATTTCCTTTCATGTGTATTATTATTACAGTTTTATCTGAAAATCTCAATTTTTATGagtagttttatttcattttctccctATTGaggaaaaaatattatttttcatctctGTTTCCACCTCTATTTCCcacatttatttttcaatttggAAAGTCAGCTGCAGAATTATACTTTCTGATAATCTTTTTTTGTGGGCAATATGTATTTGTTTACATTAACAGTTAAGAAGGTATGGTTTTATTTAGACATCTCATTTTCTCTATATGCACTTTCATGtaatattttattacattttgCAGGGTAATTTTTTCCTTATTTAACCTAGTTAGCATAGGTGACCAAGTGAATCATAATTCAACCAGCTTTCATATAAGTAAGCTATCATATGTAGTTTACATTATTCACATATTCTACAATATAATTCTCATTGTAATTGTGCAACTTATAAAATTATATACAAAAGTTAAAATGAAATAACTGTATGATGAAAAGACCAAATACTTGAGTCTATTAATTACTGCCATCGTTTCAGTGCCCACTCTGAACGCCTCAAGAGAGCAGTGAGGAACTGCACctgctggtttctgagactgtagcatttttgggagtagaaagtcccacttTTGTCCCATGGAccatctggtggctttgaacttttaACCTTTTGGATTCCGTGAAAATGCACC is from Tenrec ecaudatus isolate mTenEca1 chromosome 2, mTenEca1.hap1, whole genome shotgun sequence and encodes:
- the LOC142440367 gene encoding olfactory receptor 14C36-like, which produces MPNSTTVSEFLLSGFSDVWELRVLHTMLFLLMYLATLTGNLLIVTVITVDQKLHTPMYFFLLNLSVWDMCYISVTVPKACVIFLLNNRVISVVGCAAQTFLVLLCVYTEFLLLTIMARDRYVAICQPLHYHVIMTPRVCVQMTLGSVFSGLVYAGVHTGNTFHLSFCRSNVVYQFFCDIPPLLKLSCSDILANEIVIFVSTMIVGGGCFSFITKSYIHIFSTVLKFPTRRERRKAFSTCIPHILIVIIFLGTGAAVYLKPTSNSPLIQDMVISVFYSIVPPFLNPIIYTLRNKQIKEALRSISKRYLLKTLNNSIKGKHLVI